In a genomic window of Tursiops truncatus isolate mTurTru1 chromosome 7, mTurTru1.mat.Y, whole genome shotgun sequence:
- the LOC101337083 gene encoding 28 kDa heat- and acid-stable phosphoprotein: MPKGGRKGGHKGRARQYTSPEEIDAQLQAEKQKAREDEEQGEGGGDGAAGDPKKEKKSLDSDESEDEEDDYQQKRKGVEGLVDIENPNRVAQTTEKVTQLDLDGPKELSRREREEIEKQKAKERYMKMHLAGKTEQAKADLARLAIIRKQREEAARKKEERKAKDDAALSGKRMQSLSLNK, translated from the coding sequence ATGCctaaaggagggagaaagggaggccaCAAAGGCCGGGCAAGGCAGTACACGAGCCCCGAGGAGATCGACGCACAGCTCCAGGCTGAAAAGCAGAAGGCCAGGGAAGACGAGGAACAAGGAGAAGGTGGTGGAGATGGGGCTGCAGGTGAccccaaaaaggagaaaaaatccCTAGACTCAGATGAGAGCGAGGATGAAGAAGATGATTACCAGCAAAAGCGCAAAGGTGTAGAAGGGCTCGTTGACATTGAGAACCCCAACCGGGTGGCACAGACAACCgaaaaggtcacacagctggaccTGGACGGGCCCAAGGAACTttcaaggagagaaagagaagaaatcgAGAAGCAGAAAGCAAAAGAGCGTTACATGAAAATGCATTTAGCGGGGAAGACGGAGCAAGCCAAGGCCGACCTTGCCCGGCTGGCGATCATCCGGAAACAGCGGGAGGAGGCtgccaggaagaaagaagagaggaaagcaaaAGATGACGCAGCTTTGTCAGGAAAACGAATGCAGTCGCTCTCCCTGAATAAGTAG